In the genome of Diaphorobacter sp. HDW4A, the window TCGCGCCGCATCATCGATCTGGCGCGCGCCTTCTGCGGCCACATTCGTGGCGGTCTGGGCTTCGTAGCGATTGGCGCTGCGGTGCTGCTCGCGTCGATGAGCGGCTCGGCGATTGCCGACACCGCCGCGCTCGCAACGATTCTGCTGCCGATGATGCGCGACCAGAAATATCCACCCGGCTACAGCGCCGGTCTGCTGGCCTCGGGCGGCATCATCGCGCCGATCATTCCACCGTCGATGCCGTTCGTGATCTATGGCGTGACGACCAATACCTCGATCAGCAAGCTGTTCCTCTCGGGCATCGTTCCGGGCCTGATGATGGGGGTCTTCCTGATTGCCGCGTGGTGGTGGATCGCCCGCAAGAACGATCTGCCCGCCATGCCACGCGTTGGCTGGGGCGACCGTATGAAGGCGCTGGTGCAGAGCTTTTGGGCCATGATGATGCCGGTGATCATTCTGGGCGGCTTGAAGGGCGGCATCTTCACGCCGACCGAGGCAGCCGTGGTGGCTGCGGTCTATGCGCTGGTCGTCTCGATGTTCGTCTACCGCCAGCTCACCTGGAGCAAGCTCTACGAGGTGTTCCTCAACGCCGGCAAGACGACGGCGGTGGTGATGTTCCTCTGCGGCGCAGCCACGGTGACGGCCTACATGATCACGTTGGCTGATCTGCCCAACATGCTGGCCGAGAGCTTCACCAACGTGATGAGCAACCCGATGTGGTTCATGGCGCTGATGATGGTCTTCCTGCTTGTCGTCGGTACGGCGATGGACCTGACGCCGACCATCCTGATCTTCGGCCCGGTCTGCGCGCCGCTGGCCGTGAAGGCGGGCATCGATCCGGTGTATTTCGGCTTCATGTTCATCTATGTGGGTTGCATCGGTTTGATCACCCCGCCGGTCGGCACCGTGCAGAACGTGGTGGCCGGTGTCGGACGCATCCGCATGGAGACCGTCATCAGGGGCACGACGCCGTTCCTGCTGATGTACGTGCTGCTGCTGATCCTGTTCATCATCTTCCCGCAGATCGTGACCGCGCCGCTTCAGTGGATGCACTGACCGGCCCCACCCTTTCCGCCTGCCCCTTCCTTTTGTATTGACCGAGGAGATAACACCCATGCGAATCAAATTCACCCTCTGCGCGCTGGCCGTGGCCGCCGTCGCATCCACCGCTGCCGGCTTTGCGCAGGCGCAGGACTTCAAGCCGCGCATCGTGCGCTTCGGCTTCGGTCTGGTGGATGAATCCAACCAGGGCCGCGCCGCGCGCCTGTTCGCCAAGGAAGTGGAAAAGGCCACCGGCGGCAAGATGAAGGTGCGCGCCATTGGCAACGCATCGCTCGGCTCCGACACCCAGATGCAGCAGGCGCTGATCGGTGGTGCGCAGGAAATGATGGTCGGCTCGACCGCCACGCTGGTCGGTCTGGTGCCCGAGATGGGCATCTGGGACACGCCGTTCCTGTTCACCTCCGCCAAGGAAGCCGACACGGTGCTCGACGGCCCGGTGGGCGACAAGGTCAAGTCCAAGCTCGAAGCCAAAGGCATGGTCGGTCTGGTCTATTGGGAAAACGGCTTCCGCAACCTCACCAACAGCAAGCGCCCGGTCACCAAAGTGGAAGACCTGA includes:
- a CDS encoding TRAP transporter large permease, translating into MIVTLIFLAVLIGGMVIGMPIAHALILTGVALMWHLDFFDSQLLAQNLQAGFDNFPLLAVPFFILAGELMNAGGLSRRIIDLARAFCGHIRGGLGFVAIGAAVLLASMSGSAIADTAALATILLPMMRDQKYPPGYSAGLLASGGIIAPIIPPSMPFVIYGVTTNTSISKLFLSGIVPGLMMGVFLIAAWWWIARKNDLPAMPRVGWGDRMKALVQSFWAMMMPVIILGGLKGGIFTPTEAAVVAAVYALVVSMFVYRQLTWSKLYEVFLNAGKTTAVVMFLCGAATVTAYMITLADLPNMLAESFTNVMSNPMWFMALMMVFLLVVGTAMDLTPTILIFGPVCAPLAVKAGIDPVYFGFMFIYVGCIGLITPPVGTVQNVVAGVGRIRMETVIRGTTPFLLMYVLLLILFIIFPQIVTAPLQWMH